The Aeromicrobium yanjiei DNA segment GGAACGGCCAGCGCACCCAGCGTCCAGACGTCATCGCGAATGCCGGCGTCGACCGCAAGAAGGCGCTCGCGGAGGCCAGGGCCACGTACGGCACCCGCGTGCTGGAGAGTGCGCTGCGGGTCCGCGACGCGCTCGACCTCACGCCCACCGGTCCGGTCCGCCCGTATCTCTGCCATGCGCTGTGCGAGCTCGGCTCGACGGACTGGGAGCCGCTGATGGCCCAGGTCAAGACCTGGCTGGACCGACACCCGCGCGAGGTCGTGACCTTCTTCGTGCAGGACGAGGTGTCGCCCGAGGACACCGCCGCCCTGGTCAAGCGCGCGGGTCTCGCGTCGTACGTCCACACACCGGTCGAGGGGCAGCCGTGGCCGACGCTCGGCGAGATGATCGACTCGGGTCGACGGGTGGTCTTCCTGCTGGAGAACGCCTCCGGAGGGCCCGAGAACCCGTGGCTCATCGACGCGCGCACGGCGGTCCAGGACACGCCCTACTCGTTCAGGCGGCCCTCGCAGTTCACCTGCACGCGCTTCCGCGGGCCGGCAGACGCCTCCCTGTTCCTCGTCAACCACTGGCTGAGCAACTTCGACTCCCGCGTCACGGACGCCGCGAAGGTCAACGCGGAGGACGTCCTGGGGCCCCGGCTGAAGGCGTGCGAGGCGGAGCGGGGCCAACGGCCCAACTTCGTGGCCGTCGACTACTACGACCGGGGCGATCTCCTCGGCGCCGTCGACCGGCTCAACGGCGTCTCGTGAGCAGCGGGCGGCGTCGCGGTTCGCCGCGTCCGCACGCGGAGATCAAGCTGACCTCGGGCGAGCGGCAGGAGGGTGTCGGCGCCGAGTCCTAGGGTGGTCGGATGGCGGACGTCCCTCCTGATCTGCTCGACCGGGTCCGGTCGATCTGTCTCGCGCTGCCCGAGGCGTACGAGCAGCAGGCCTGGACCGGAGTCCGCTGGCGCGTGCGGGGACGCACCTTCGCGCACGTCCTGACCGTCGACCCGGACTCGTCGTCGACGTTGCGCACGGCGTTCGGCGTCCAGGGCGAGGCGACCGCCGTGACGTTCCACGTGCCGGCCGAGGAGCTGCTCGCGTTGCGTGAGACCGGGCACCCGTACTACGCACTCGGCTGGGGCCGCAACGTCATGGGCGTGCATCTGGGGCCGTGGACCGACTGGGACGAGGTGGGCGAGCTGCTCACCGACAGCTACTGCCTGCTCGCCCCACACAAGCTGGTCGCCCGCGTCCGCCGGCCCTCACCCCACGCCGACTAGTCTCGACCCCATGGATCCGCTCTTCACCGACACCGGAGTTTTCCTCGCTCTGGAAGGCGGGGAGGGCGCCGGCAAGTCCACCCAGGCCGCACTGCTCGTCGAGTGGCTCGAGGGCCTCGGCCACGACGTGCTCCTGACCCGCGAGCCGGGTGGCACGCCGGTCGGTGCGATCCTGCGCGGAATCGTCCTCGACAACGGCACGGGCGAGCTGTCGCCCCGTGCCGAGGCGCTCATCTACGCCGCCGACAAGGCCGAGCACGTGGACAGCGTGGTCCTGCCTGCGCTCGCCGCCGGGGCCGTGGTGCTCACCGACCGCTACGTCGACTCGACCCTCGCGTATCAGGGGGCCGGTCGTGACCTTGACTTCGCCGAGCTCGAGAGCGTCGCGCGCTGGGCGACGTCCAACCTGCGGCCGCACCTGACAATCGTGCTCGACATCGACCCGGCGATCGGCCACGCCCGGTTCGAGGGCGCCGACCGCATGGAGTCCGAGCCGCTCGAGTTCCACCAGCGGGTGCGCCGGCACTTCCTCGATCTGGCTGCCGCCGACCCCGACCACTACCTCGTCGTGACCGGCGGCGGCACGCCCGACGAGATCCACCGCACGATCCGCGAGGCCGTCGAGCCGTTGCTGAAGCAGGTCGACCGATGACCGTGACCGACGTGTGGACCGACCTGGTCGGCCAGGAGCCGGTCGTGGAGACGTTGCGCTCCGCGGTCGCCTCGGCCGGCGGCGAGGGCCGCTCGATGACCCACGCGTGGCTGTTCACGGGGCCGCCGGGCTCCGGCCGGTCCAACGCGGCCCTCGCGTTCGCTGCTGCGCTCCAGTGCGAGCAGGGCGGCTGCGGGCACTGCCACTCGTGCACCAGCGCCCGCGCCGGCAGCCACCCCGACATCACGGTCATCACGACCCAGGGCCTGACGATCGGCGTCGACGGCATCCGCGAGTACGTCCGGGCGTCCTCGCTGCGGCCGGCCCTCGGCCGTTGGCAGGTCCTGGTCGTCGAGGACGCGGACCGGCTGACCGACCAGGCCGCCGCGGCGCTGCTCAAGGCGATCGAGGAGCCGTCCAAGCACACCGTGTGGATGCTCTGCGCGCCCTCGGCCGAGGACGTCATGATCACCCTGCGGTCCCGTTCGCGCTCGGTCGTCCTGCGCACGCCCGGCACGGCCGCGATCGCGCGGCTGCTCGTCGAGCGTGACGGCATCGAGCCCGAGATGGCGCAGGCCGTCGCTGCGGCGTCCCAGGGCCACATCGGCCGGGCCCGGGGCCTGGCCCGTGACAGCTCGGCCCGCGAACGACGTCGCGCGATCTTGTCGATCCCGGTCTCGATCCACGGGCTGGGCGACTGCATGGCCGCCGCCCAGCGCATCAGTGACGAGGCCACGGCCCGTGCGGCCGACTTCTGCGACGCCGCCGACGAGCGCGAGCTGGCCGATCTGCGCCAGGCGTGGGGCGTGGAGGAGCGAGGCCGCCGTCCGGCCGGCTTCGCCGGAGCGGTGTCGGCGCTGGAGAAGGACCAGAAGCGTCGCCGCACCCGCCTGACCCGCGACGGGATCGACGGGGTGCTGCTCGACCTGCTGTCGTTCTGCCGCGACGTCCTGACCGTCCAGTGCGCGACCGGCATCGACCTGGTCAACGCCGACGTCGCCGCCGACGTCGCCGAGATGGCCCAGGTGTGGACCCCCGAGTCGACGATCGGCGCCATCGATGCCATCGTCGAGTGCAGGGAGTCGTTGACCGCCAACGCGGCCCCGCTCCTCGCCCTCGAACGCATGATGATGGGACTTCGCCGGTGACCCGTGCACGTACGACCCTCGTGGTCGCCACCGTCCTCGCCCTCCTCGTCGGCATCGCGGTCTACGCCGCGTTCGCGACCCGCGACGACACCAGCTTCTCGGCGCCCAAGCCGGTCGACGCGCCCGCGCCCAAGGGGCTGGAGAAGTTCTACGACCAGAAGGTGAGCTGGAGCTCGTGCGGCGACGCGGAGTGCGCGTGGGTCACGGTGCCGATCGACTACGCCAAGCCGGAGGGTGAGACCACCCGCATCCGGGTCAAGGTCCACCCCGGCAAGGACGCCACCCGCAGCCTGTTCGTCAACCCCGGCGGCCCCGGCGGCTCGGCACTGGACTTCTCCGATCGCATGGTCGAGCAGCTGGGGTCGAGCGTCCGCGACATGTACGACATCGTGGGCGTCGATCCTCGTGGCGTCGGTGAGAGCTCGCCCCTGAAGTGCCTGCCGCCCAAGGAGTTCGACACGTTCGTGGCCACCGACCCCGATCCCGACGACGACGCCGAGATCACGGCGCTGCGCAAGAGCTCGGAGACCCTCGGCGAGGCCTGCCTCGCCAACTCCGGCCCGCTCGCGGCCCACGTCTCGACGGTCGAGGCGGCCCGTGACATGGACGTCGTCCGAGCCCTGCTCGGTCGCAAGAAGCTCGACTGGTTCGGTGCGTCCTACGGCACGCAGCTCGGCGCGGTCTACGCCGAGCTGTTCCCCGACAAGGTGGGCCGCATGGTGCTCGACGGTGCGGTCGACCCGACCCTCGACGCGGTCGGCAGCAGCTTCGCCCAGACCACCGGCTTCCAGCGCGCCCTCGAGGCGTACGTGAAGAGCTGCGTGAAGCAGTCGAACTGCCCGCTCGGCGACAACGCCGAGGCCGGCATGGCCAAGATCGCCACGCTGCTCGACCAGCTCGACCAGAAGCCGCTCAAGCTCCCCGACGGCCGCGAGCTGACCGAGGGCAATGCGTTCTACGGCATCGCCGTCACCCTCTACGACCAGCAGACCTGGGACTACCTCACGCAGGCGCTGCGGGCCGCGTTCGACGGCGACGGCTCGGTGCTGATGGCCCTGTCCGACGCCTACTTCGAGCGCAACCAGGACGGCTCCTACGCCACCAACGGCGGCCAGGTGATCTACGCGGTCAACTGCCTCGACGCGGGCGGCAAGGGCCTGACGGTGGACGAGACGAAGGCCGAGCTGCCGCGCTTCGAGAAGGCCTCACCTGTCTTCGGCGCCTCGTTGGGCTGGGGCGCGCTTGGCTGCAGCGACTGGCCGATCAAGGCCACCAACCCGTTGCCCGACATCGATGCCAAGGGCGCTCCGCCCATCCTGGTGATCGGCACGACCCGTGACCCCGCGACGCCCTACGAGTCGGCGCAGGCCCTCGCCTCCCAGCTCGACTCCGGCGTGCTGCTCACCCGTGAGGGCGACGGCCACACGGCGTACGTCTCGGGCAACAAGTGCATCGTCAAGATCGTCGACAACTACCTGGTCAAGGGCAAGGCGCCCAAGAACGGCACGGTCTGCAAGGAGTCCTGACCGCCGCCCGCGCCAGCCAGCCGGGCCGGGCTTGCGGGCCGGCGGGCACGCCCGGGGACCGATCTTTCTGCGTTTCGGTAGCCAGGCCAGCACGAACGCCGAGAGATCCGTCCCCTTGGCGCGGCTAGCTGCGCGCGCTCTCGTGGTGTCGGATGACCTCGGCGATGATGAAGTTGAGGAACTTCTCGGCGAACGCCGGGTCGAGGTCGGCGTCGATCGCGAGGGTCCGCAGCCGCGCGATCTGACGCTCCTCGCGGGCCGGATCCGAGGGCGGCAGATCGTGCTCGGCCTTCAGGCGACCCACGCGCTTGGTGTACTTGAACCGCTCGGCCAGCACGTGGATGAGGGCGGCGTCGATGTTGTCGATGCTCGCGCGGATCTCGTCGAGCTCTGCCTGCGTCGTGTCGGTCACGGGTGAGATTCTACGGTGACCGGGGTGGTGCGCGGCTGCCACGACCACCCGGTAGACTCTCCTCTTGGTTCGACGGGCGATCCCCGGCGGACCTTGGCCGCCTTAGCTCAGTCGGTAGAGCGTTTCAC contains these protein-coding regions:
- a CDS encoding MmcQ/YjbR family DNA-binding protein, encoding MADVPPDLLDRVRSICLALPEAYEQQAWTGVRWRVRGRTFAHVLTVDPDSSSTLRTAFGVQGEATAVTFHVPAEELLALRETGHPYYALGWGRNVMGVHLGPWTDWDEVGELLTDSYCLLAPHKLVARVRRPSPHAD
- the tmk gene encoding dTMP kinase, with protein sequence MDPLFTDTGVFLALEGGEGAGKSTQAALLVEWLEGLGHDVLLTREPGGTPVGAILRGIVLDNGTGELSPRAEALIYAADKAEHVDSVVLPALAAGAVVLTDRYVDSTLAYQGAGRDLDFAELESVARWATSNLRPHLTIVLDIDPAIGHARFEGADRMESEPLEFHQRVRRHFLDLAAADPDHYLVVTGGGTPDEIHRTIREAVEPLLKQVDR
- a CDS encoding DNA polymerase III subunit delta', yielding MTVTDVWTDLVGQEPVVETLRSAVASAGGEGRSMTHAWLFTGPPGSGRSNAALAFAAALQCEQGGCGHCHSCTSARAGSHPDITVITTQGLTIGVDGIREYVRASSLRPALGRWQVLVVEDADRLTDQAAAALLKAIEEPSKHTVWMLCAPSAEDVMITLRSRSRSVVLRTPGTAAIARLLVERDGIEPEMAQAVAAASQGHIGRARGLARDSSARERRRAILSIPVSIHGLGDCMAAAQRISDEATARAADFCDAADERELADLRQAWGVEERGRRPAGFAGAVSALEKDQKRRRTRLTRDGIDGVLLDLLSFCRDVLTVQCATGIDLVNADVAADVAEMAQVWTPESTIGAIDAIVECRESLTANAAPLLALERMMMGLRR
- a CDS encoding alpha/beta hydrolase, coding for MTRARTTLVVATVLALLVGIAVYAAFATRDDTSFSAPKPVDAPAPKGLEKFYDQKVSWSSCGDAECAWVTVPIDYAKPEGETTRIRVKVHPGKDATRSLFVNPGGPGGSALDFSDRMVEQLGSSVRDMYDIVGVDPRGVGESSPLKCLPPKEFDTFVATDPDPDDDAEITALRKSSETLGEACLANSGPLAAHVSTVEAARDMDVVRALLGRKKLDWFGASYGTQLGAVYAELFPDKVGRMVLDGAVDPTLDAVGSSFAQTTGFQRALEAYVKSCVKQSNCPLGDNAEAGMAKIATLLDQLDQKPLKLPDGRELTEGNAFYGIAVTLYDQQTWDYLTQALRAAFDGDGSVLMALSDAYFERNQDGSYATNGGQVIYAVNCLDAGGKGLTVDETKAELPRFEKASPVFGASLGWGALGCSDWPIKATNPLPDIDAKGAPPILVIGTTRDPATPYESAQALASQLDSGVLLTREGDGHTAYVSGNKCIVKIVDNYLVKGKAPKNGTVCKES
- a CDS encoding chorismate mutase gives rise to the protein MSPVTDTTQAELDEIRASIDNIDAALIHVLAERFKYTKRVGRLKAEHDLPPSDPAREERQIARLRTLAIDADLDPAFAEKFLNFIIAEVIRHHESARS